In Aquificaceae bacterium, the DNA window GTGGTCTATACCATCGCCCTAAAGAGAAAAAGTCCTTTGGCTACAGAAATAGGCGGTGTTTCAGGTGCTCTTCCTCCCGTGATAGGGTATGCATCGGTGAGAGGAGAGGTAGGCTTTGAAGCTCTTATACTTTTTCTCATAATGTTCATGTGGCAACCCCCTCACTTTTGGGTTTTGGCAATAAAGTATGCGGAAGACTACAAAAGAGCAGGAATTCCAACCCTTCCCGTATCAAAGGGAATAGAGCATACCAAGATAAAAACCCTAATATATACAGCGGGGCTTTTGCCACTAAGCCTATTGCCCTCAATCTACGGGATTGCAGGACACATATACTTTGTCTCCGCTCTCCTCTTAAGTGGTCTATACCTTCTTCTTACCCTCAAGTTTGTCTTTTCAAAAAAGCCCAATGGTATGTTTCTGTTTTTCTACTCAATTCTATACATAGCTCTTCTGTTTTCTGTGATGGTTTTTGACATGAGGAGATAAACTATGCATAAAAAGTGGCTTTTGCTTTCTATTGTTTCTTTGGGTCTTGGTGGTTTGCTTGCCCTTGTGGCTGCGGTAGCGAGAACGCCAGTAGTTTATAAACTTGTGCCTCCTGGATATTTCTACCACGCCATTATAGGACATGTAGACCTTGCCATAGTGGGTTTTTTTCTTACTTTCACCCTCCTTTTGTGGCAATTAACCTTTAAAGAAGAGTTAAAAACACCCTTTTACCTTTCTCTAACTGGCATTTTCTTTATAGCCCTTGTTTCCCTTCTGGGAGTTGGCAAGGGAGTATCTAACAACTACCTTCCCACCATAGACCATCCACTATTCTGGCTTGGTGCTCTGCTCTTTTTTGCCGGTTTTTGGCTCGGTAGCTTTGGACTCTTGGCAAGAGCTGAAAAGGGTATATTCTCAGAAAACCCAAGGGAACACTTAGCATCAGTTTCTATCCTGCTTTCTATTTTTATGCTTCTTGCCTTTCTAACCTCCATACCAAAGGCAGGCTCAAGAGAAGAGCTCTACCTTTTTTACGAAAGGCTCTATTGGGCACCTGGGCACACCCATCAGTTTATAAACGGTGTCATGCTCCTATACGCTTGGTATTACTTGTTTGAGATAAAGGGTGTAAGACTTGAACTTGGAAGACTTAGATATGTGAGCTTTTTGTTTCTTTCCTTTTGCTTTATGTATGTGTTTATTCCCATAATTTTTGCAGACCCTGTTTCCGAAGGTGCAAGAAGACTTACAGACCTTGGATATGCGGTAGGACTTGGTCTTCCCATTTTCTTCCATATATTTTTCTTGCTCAAAAACTTTAAGAAAGACAAAGACCTATATTCCACAGCCTTTTTTATCTCTCTCGTCCTCTACCTGCTTGGTGTATTTATCGCTTATGCTGGAGTTCTGCCTTCTCTTGTGTCTTATTTTATTAACCCCTCAAGCGAATACATAGGAATGAAGTCAAACCTTAGCATTCCTGCCCATTATCATGGAGTAATAACCAGCCAAACCCTTGCCTTTATGACGACCGCTTACCATCTCTTTAAGGAACTGGGATATACCCAAAGGCTTAGCAAAATATCCCTACCCCAAGTTTATCTATACGGCACTGGCATGGTGCTTTTTGTGTTGGGACTCTTTTTTGCAGGTCTAAGGAATGCACCAAGAAAGACTTACGGCACAGGCTTTACCGATGACCCAGTAGTGCTTATGTCTTTGGGTCTAATGGGTATTGGCACACTTCTTGCAGTTGCAGGTGGTG includes these proteins:
- a CDS encoding cytochrome C oxidase subunit I, producing MHKKWLLLSIVSLGLGGLLALVAAVARTPVVYKLVPPGYFYHAIIGHVDLAIVGFFLTFTLLLWQLTFKEELKTPFYLSLTGIFFIALVSLLGVGKGVSNNYLPTIDHPLFWLGALLFFAGFWLGSFGLLARAEKGIFSENPREHLASVSILLSIFMLLAFLTSIPKAGSREELYLFYERLYWAPGHTHQFINGVMLLYAWYYLFEIKGVRLELGRLRYVSFLFLSFCFMYVFIPIIFADPVSEGARRLTDLGYAVGLGLPIFFHIFFLLKNFKKDKDLYSTAFFISLVLYLLGVFIAYAGVLPSLVSYFINPSSEYIGMKSNLSIPAHYHGVITSQTLAFMTTAYHLFKELGYTQRLSKISLPQVYLYGTGMVLFVLGLFFAGLRNAPRKTYGTGFTDDPVVLMSLGLMGIGTLLAVAGGAIFVLYSLKVLFGRSSPQ
- the cyoE gene encoding heme o synthase, which translates into the protein MVSRAVVYSSLIRDYIILTKPGIVLLVLITTLTGMYFAKRGFPDPWLVFWTLLGTGLASAGSAVLNQFFDRDLDALMSRTKDRPLPSGSIPSSNALVFGLSLLVLSAMVMLLMVNLLATFFVFLAVFFYVVVYTIALKRKSPLATEIGGVSGALPPVIGYASVRGEVGFEALILFLIMFMWQPPHFWVLAIKYAEDYKRAGIPTLPVSKGIEHTKIKTLIYTAGLLPLSLLPSIYGIAGHIYFVSALLLSGLYLLLTLKFVFSKKPNGMFLFFYSILYIALLFSVMVFDMRR